The following proteins are co-located in the Candidatus Competibacteraceae bacterium genome:
- a CDS encoding zinc-binding alcohol dehydrogenase family protein, producing MKAVALTHYLPIDNPKSFLDVELPKPTASGRDLLVAVKAVSINPVDTKVRGPKDTVEETPRVLGWDASGIVEAVGEDVTLFKPEDEVYYAGDITRSGSNAEFQLVDERIVGFKPKSLGFAEAAALPLTTITAYEAFFDRLNIDRDGADQGQSALIIGAGGGVGSIGIQLAKAAGLVVIATASRPETESWVKALGADHVVNHRQPMVEQVRALGFQYVDHIAIFNDMRHWETAVELIRPQGGIVTIDDTHLPMPMAGMKMKAASLHWEFMFARAMFETPDMIEQHQLLNYVAHEIDAGRIRTTLDKVLSPINAENIRAAHALIETGQAKGKIVVQSF from the coding sequence ATGAAAGCAGTCGCCCTCACCCATTATCTTCCCATCGATAACCCGAAATCCTTTCTTGACGTGGAGCTGCCCAAGCCCACGGCGTCGGGCCGCGATCTTCTGGTCGCTGTGAAGGCCGTGTCGATCAACCCGGTCGATACCAAGGTCCGCGGCCCAAAAGACACGGTGGAAGAAACCCCTCGCGTTCTTGGCTGGGATGCCAGCGGGATCGTCGAAGCGGTCGGCGAGGACGTCACGCTCTTCAAGCCCGAAGATGAAGTCTATTATGCCGGTGACATTACCCGGTCCGGTTCCAATGCGGAATTTCAACTGGTGGATGAGCGCATTGTCGGATTCAAGCCGAAAAGCCTCGGCTTTGCCGAAGCCGCGGCGCTACCGCTGACCACGATCACCGCCTACGAGGCTTTCTTTGATCGTCTTAACATCGATCGTGATGGCGCCGACCAAGGGCAGTCGGCTCTCATCATCGGCGCGGGTGGCGGTGTCGGTTCGATCGGCATCCAATTGGCCAAGGCGGCCGGGCTGGTTGTCATCGCCACGGCCTCGCGCCCAGAGACGGAAAGCTGGGTCAAAGCGCTGGGCGCGGATCATGTGGTTAATCACCGCCAACCCATGGTTGAGCAGGTGCGTGCGCTCGGGTTTCAATATGTCGATCACATCGCGATCTTCAATGACATGCGCCATTGGGAAACGGCGGTTGAACTGATCCGGCCGCAGGGCGGGATTGTGACAATCGATGATACCCACCTGCCGATGCCGATGGCGGGCATGAAGATGAAGGCCGCCAGCCTGCACTGGGAATTCATGTTCGCCCGCGCCATGTTCGAAACACCGGACATGATCGAGCAGCACCAGTTGCTGAACTATGTGGCCCATGAAATCGACGCTGGACGAATCCGCACGACGCTCGACAAAGTGCTGAGCCCGATCAACGCCGAGAACATCCGGGCCGCCCATGCGCTCATCGAAACCGGGCAGGCCAAAGGCAAGATCGTCGTTCAATCCTTCTGA
- a CDS encoding antibiotic biosynthesis monooxygenase, producing MTTLTIIANIHANPDQIDRVKAELEKLVPITRAEKGCLQYDLHRDNEDPAHFMFFESWESRELWQAHMNAPHLAAYMKATDGAVAEFILNEMTPIR from the coding sequence ATGACCACACTGACCATCATCGCCAACATCCACGCCAACCCCGATCAGATTGACCGGGTCAAGGCCGAGCTGGAAAAGCTGGTTCCGATCACGCGGGCCGAAAAGGGCTGCCTCCAGTATGACTTGCACCGCGACAATGAGGACCCGGCGCATTTCATGTTCTTCGAGAGCTGGGAATCGCGCGAGCTGTGGCAGGCCCACATGAATGCCCCGCACCTCGCCGCCTATATGAAAGCCACGGACGGCGCCGTTGCGGAGTTCATTCTGAATGAAATGACTCCCATTCGTTGA
- a CDS encoding DUF2237 domain-containing protein yields the protein MTTAKNALGGRLETCCTSPMTGFTRTGKCETGLQDPGIHAICVQISAEFLAFSQSRGNDLSTPVPAFAFPGLRPGDRWCLCAARWQEALDAGVAPRVLLTATHEAALEVVSLKDLKQYALDLN from the coding sequence ATGACAACGGCAAAAAACGCACTCGGCGGCAGGTTGGAAACCTGCTGCACTTCACCCATGACCGGCTTTACCCGTACCGGCAAATGCGAAACCGGCCTCCAGGACCCAGGCATTCACGCGATCTGCGTCCAAATCAGCGCCGAGTTCCTGGCGTTTAGCCAATCGCGCGGCAACGATCTGAGCACCCCCGTACCGGCGTTCGCCTTCCCCGGCTTGCGCCCCGGCGACCGCTGGTGCCTGTGCGCCGCCCGTTGGCAGGAAGCGCTGGATGCCGGCGTGGCGCCGCGCGTGCTGTTGACGGCGACGCACGAGGCGGCGCTGGAAGTGGTCTCGCTAAAAGATCTCAAGCAATACGCGCTTGATCTGAATTGA
- a CDS encoding acetyl-CoA C-acyltransferase — MSKQIQDAYIVAAARTPVGKARGAFRNTRPDDLLAHVLRGIVDQCPGLDPKLIDDVIVGCAMPEGEQGMNVARIGLLLAGLPDSVPGMTINRFCASSVQAVAQAADRIRLGEADVMLAAGTETMTMIPMGGNKLALNPEVFAKDENISIAYGMGLTAEKVAEQWKISREDQDAFAVESHRRASAAIAGGEFRREILPYTVADRVPDHRSMQVQIRERVVENDEGPRPDGSVQALAKLKPAFAARGSVTAGNSSQMSDGAGAVLLMSERLINQLNLKPLARFISYAVAGVPARIMGIGPIAAIPKALDLAGLHKDDIDWFELNEAFAAQSLAVMRELDLDPAKVNPLGGAIALGHPLGATGAIRTATLVHGMRRRRGKYGMVTMCIGTGMGAAGVFEVL, encoded by the coding sequence ATGAGCAAGCAAATCCAGGATGCTTATATCGTCGCCGCCGCGCGGACGCCGGTCGGCAAGGCGCGCGGCGCGTTCCGCAACACCCGCCCGGACGACCTGCTGGCCCATGTGCTGCGCGGGATAGTGGATCAATGTCCGGGGCTGGACCCAAAACTGATTGACGACGTGATCGTCGGTTGCGCCATGCCGGAAGGCGAGCAGGGCATGAATGTGGCCCGTATCGGCCTGCTGCTGGCCGGATTGCCGGACAGCGTGCCGGGCATGACCATTAACCGCTTCTGCGCGTCCAGTGTGCAGGCGGTGGCGCAGGCCGCCGACCGCATCCGCCTGGGCGAGGCCGACGTGATGCTGGCCGCCGGTACGGAAACCATGACCATGATCCCGATGGGTGGCAACAAGCTCGCCCTCAATCCGGAGGTGTTCGCGAAAGACGAGAACATCAGCATCGCCTACGGCATGGGTTTGACGGCGGAGAAGGTGGCGGAGCAGTGGAAAATCTCGCGCGAGGATCAGGACGCTTTTGCCGTGGAGAGCCATCGTCGGGCATCCGCCGCCATCGCCGGCGGCGAATTCCGGCGGGAAATCCTGCCCTACACGGTCGCGGACCGGGTGCCGGACCATCGGAGCATGCAGGTACAAATCCGCGAGCGGGTGGTGGAGAACGACGAAGGTCCGCGCCCCGATGGCAGCGTGCAAGCCCTGGCCAAGCTCAAGCCCGCGTTTGCGGCCAGAGGCAGTGTCACCGCCGGCAACAGCTCGCAGATGAGCGACGGCGCCGGGGCGGTGCTGCTGATGAGCGAGCGCCTGATCAATCAGTTGAACCTGAAACCGCTGGCGCGCTTCATCAGCTATGCCGTGGCGGGTGTGCCGGCGCGGATCATGGGTATCGGCCCCATCGCCGCCATTCCGAAGGCGCTCGATCTGGCCGGGTTGCATAAGGACGATATCGACTGGTTCGAGCTGAACGAAGCGTTCGCCGCGCAGAGTCTGGCGGTGATGCGCGAGCTGGACCTGGACCCGGCCAAGGTCAACCCGCTGGGCGGGGCGATTGCATTGGGCCATCCGCTGGGCGCGACCGGTGCGATCCGCACCGCGACCCTGGTGCATGGGATGCGCCGCCGCCGCGGCAAGTACGGCATGGTGACGATGTGCATCGGCACCGGCATGGGCGCGGCGGGGGTGTTCGAAGTGCTGTAA
- the ppc gene encoding phosphoenolpyruvate carboxylase produces MPTSSDQPLRDRVKLLGRLLGETLRDREGRHVLDAVETLRKGFTELRRQSGAALEIRERLMRFIAALNPEMLNHVVRAFSAYFSLANIAEESFQHQQRREQVRRGEPLWRGSFDETLRTLRAAGVDAAQLQALLNRLCFTPVFTAHPTEAKRRVLLGAQRRIFLSNGQLDDPALNPLQRDEVLEELRSQVQVLWHTDEVRAYKPQVRDEIKNGLYYFRESIFHALPVLYRNLERALSAVYGDEGGKTTVRIPCLLRFGSWIGGDRDGNPFVTPDTTALAVRLQAQEILREYLRRIEDLNRRLTYSGSLVTPSPPFTASLDADLRRMAELFHDTPRQYAQEPYRRKLFLIYHRLRHNLDRIRARIDGHPDKIPVPFWGYDSEREFLEELYIIRDSLVAHGDGAVAERELKDLIRLAETFGFYLAALDVRQESGRHTAAVTEVFTMAPNLPDYAALTEDERLRALGELLARPGTPLLYCDSLSPATRETLEVFQTMARTREEISPRAFDNYVISMTHEASHVLEVLFLASFAGLVGRRADGGWHCDIRVAPLFETIADLNRVETLLTRLLDQPTYRELLAAAGGVQDVMVGYSDSCKDGGILASNWGLYQAQQQAVALTAARGFDCRLFHGRGGTVGRGGGPVHDAILSQPTGTVRGQIKITEQGEVLSFKYQNLETAVYELTLGITGLMKASRHLIQDVPADPPEAATVMAELALHGEAAYRDLTERTPGFIDYFYTATPVTEIGQLNIGSRPSHRAQGDRSKYSVRAIPWMFGWGLARHTLPGWYGIGGALAAWRGNDPKRLALLQKLYREWPFFHALLNNSQMSLSKADPDIAREYARLCEDAGTGTGIYERFQVEYERTCQEILTVARIATLLEENPVLAKSLDRRDPYLNPLNHIQVTLLRRYRQALKDQGADSPEAETWLRPLLRSINALAAGLRNTG; encoded by the coding sequence ATGCCGACCTCCTCCGATCAACCGCTGCGCGACCGCGTCAAACTGCTAGGTCGCTTGTTGGGCGAGACCCTGCGCGACCGGGAAGGCCGTCATGTGCTGGACGCGGTGGAAACCCTGCGCAAGGGTTTCACCGAGTTGCGCCGCCAGTCCGGCGCCGCGCTGGAAATTCGCGAGCGGCTGATGCGCTTCATCGCCGCGCTGAACCCGGAGATGCTGAACCATGTGGTACGAGCCTTCAGCGCCTACTTCAGCCTCGCCAACATCGCCGAGGAATCGTTCCAGCACCAGCAGCGCCGCGAGCAGGTCCGCCGTGGCGAGCCGCTGTGGCGTGGTTCCTTCGACGAGACGCTGCGCACCCTGCGCGCCGCCGGCGTCGATGCCGCCCAGTTGCAGGCACTGCTGAACCGGCTCTGCTTCACGCCGGTGTTCACCGCTCACCCGACCGAAGCCAAGCGCCGGGTGCTGCTCGGCGCGCAGCGCCGCATCTTCCTGAGCAACGGTCAGCTCGACGATCCGGCGCTCAACCCGCTCCAGCGGGACGAAGTGCTGGAGGAATTGCGCAGCCAGGTTCAGGTTTTGTGGCATACCGACGAGGTGCGCGCCTACAAACCGCAGGTGCGCGACGAAATCAAGAACGGGCTCTACTACTTTCGAGAATCGATCTTTCACGCCCTGCCGGTGCTCTACCGCAATCTGGAGCGGGCGCTGAGCGCGGTCTATGGCGACGAGGGCGGCAAGACGACGGTGCGAATCCCCTGCCTGCTGCGCTTCGGCTCGTGGATCGGCGGCGACCGCGACGGCAACCCCTTCGTCACCCCCGACACCACCGCGCTGGCCGTGCGCCTGCAAGCGCAGGAGATCCTGCGCGAATATTTGCGTCGGATCGAGGATCTGAACCGGCGCTTGACCTATTCCGGCTCGCTGGTCACGCCTTCGCCGCCGTTCACCGCCAGCCTGGACGCGGACTTGCGGCGCATGGCCGAACTATTCCACGACACGCCCCGGCAGTACGCCCAGGAACCGTACCGGCGCAAGCTGTTTCTGATTTACCACCGGCTGCGGCACAACCTCGACCGCATTCGTGCCCGCATCGACGGCCATCCGGACAAGATCCCGGTTCCTTTCTGGGGCTACGATTCCGAACGGGAATTTCTTGAGGAACTTTATATTATCCGCGATTCGCTGGTCGCCCACGGCGACGGCGCGGTCGCCGAGCGGGAACTCAAGGATCTGATCCGGCTGGCGGAAACCTTCGGCTTTTATCTGGCGGCGCTGGACGTGAGGCAGGAGTCGGGCCGGCATACGGCGGCGGTGACGGAAGTTTTCACCATGGCGCCCAACCTGCCGGACTACGCCGCCCTGACCGAGGACGAACGCTTGCGGGCGCTCGGCGAACTGCTGGCCCGGCCGGGCACCCCGCTGCTGTACTGCGATTCGCTCAGCCCCGCCACCCGCGAGACGCTGGAGGTCTTCCAGACCATGGCGCGGACGCGCGAGGAAATCAGTCCGCGCGCGTTTGACAATTACGTCATTTCCATGACCCACGAAGCCAGCCATGTGCTGGAGGTGCTGTTTTTGGCCAGCTTCGCCGGACTGGTCGGACGCCGCGCCGACGGCGGCTGGCACTGCGACATCCGCGTCGCTCCCCTGTTCGAAACCATCGCCGATCTGAACCGGGTCGAGACCCTGCTGACCCGGCTGCTGGACCAGCCGACCTACCGGGAACTGCTGGCGGCGGCTGGTGGGGTGCAGGACGTCATGGTGGGTTATTCCGATTCCTGCAAGGACGGCGGCATCCTGGCCTCCAACTGGGGGCTGTATCAGGCGCAGCAACAGGCGGTGGCCCTGACGGCGGCGCGCGGCTTCGACTGCCGCCTGTTCCACGGTCGTGGCGGTACGGTGGGACGCGGCGGCGGCCCGGTCCACGATGCTATCCTGTCCCAGCCGACCGGCACGGTGCGCGGCCAGATCAAGATCACTGAACAGGGCGAAGTGCTGTCGTTCAAGTATCAGAATCTGGAAACCGCCGTTTACGAACTGACGCTGGGTATCACCGGCCTGATGAAAGCCAGCCGCCACCTGATTCAGGACGTGCCGGCCGACCCGCCGGAAGCGGCAACGGTCATGGCCGAACTGGCCTTACACGGCGAGGCCGCCTATCGCGATCTCACCGAACGAACACCCGGCTTCATCGATTATTTCTACACCGCCACGCCGGTCACCGAGATCGGCCAGCTCAACATCGGCTCGCGGCCCTCGCACCGCGCCCAGGGCGACCGCTCCAAATATTCGGTGCGGGCGATTCCGTGGATGTTCGGCTGGGGCCTGGCGCGGCATACCCTGCCCGGCTGGTACGGCATCGGCGGCGCGCTGGCGGCCTGGCGCGGCAACGATCCCAAGCGGCTGGCGCTGTTGCAAAAGCTGTATCGGGAATGGCCGTTCTTCCACGCCTTGCTCAACAATAGCCAAATGTCGCTGAGCAAGGCGGACCCGGACATCGCCCGCGAATACGCCCGGCTGTGCGAGGACGCCGGGACCGGGACCGGCATCTACGAGCGGTTTCAGGTGGAATACGAACGGACCTGCCAGGAGATCCTGACGGTGGCGCGGATCGCGACGCTATTGGAGGAAAATCCGGTGCTGGCCAAATCGCTGGACCGGCGCGACCCCTACCTGAACCCGCTCAATCACATCCAGGTCACGCTGCTGCGCCGCTACCGGCAGGCGCTTAAGGATCAGGGCGCGGATTCGCCCGAGGCGGAGACCTGGCTGCGGCCCCTGCTGCGGTCCATCAACGCGCTGGCGGCGGGATTGCGGAATACCGGTTGA